One Bacillus sp. 2205SS5-2 DNA segment encodes these proteins:
- a CDS encoding DUF2161 domain-containing phosphodiesterase — protein sequence MSQKKYREVDLYQPIQQHFQKQDYVVNGEVCDCDVTAVKDDELVIVELKLSLTIDLLLQATKRQRLTDLVYIAIPKPKRTRSKRWNDICHLLKRLELGLITVALTGKNPKVEFVYHPEPFNRKKSMKQSNRKRLSLIKEIEGRSVDYNIGGSNKIKIMTAYKENCIQIACYLKNRGPLSPRVLKKMKTGEKTSSILQKNYYKWFERISRGVYQISDQGKKELENYSELVEYYEGVLKDVEQQNQ from the coding sequence ATGAGTCAGAAAAAATATCGTGAAGTGGATCTTTATCAACCCATCCAACAACATTTTCAAAAGCAAGACTATGTGGTCAACGGGGAAGTGTGTGATTGTGATGTGACAGCAGTGAAGGATGATGAATTAGTGATTGTGGAGCTAAAGCTTTCCCTAACCATTGATTTATTGCTACAAGCAACGAAAAGACAACGGTTAACAGATCTTGTTTATATTGCGATTCCGAAACCGAAGCGAACTCGCTCAAAACGGTGGAATGATATTTGTCACTTACTCAAAAGATTAGAGCTAGGTTTGATTACAGTAGCCTTGACCGGCAAAAATCCCAAAGTAGAATTTGTCTATCACCCAGAACCATTTAATCGAAAAAAAAGCATGAAACAAAGCAACCGGAAAAGATTAAGCCTCATCAAAGAAATTGAAGGTCGAAGTGTAGATTACAATATTGGTGGGAGCAACAAGATTAAAATAATGACTGCCTATAAAGAAAACTGTATACAAATTGCTTGTTATCTTAAAAATCGTGGACCCTTGTCACCAAGAGTACTAAAAAAAATGAAAACGGGCGAAAAAACTTCATCAATCTTACAAAAAAACTATTATAAATGGTTTGAACGGATTAGTAGAGGTGTCTATCAAATTAGTGATCAAGGAAAAAAAGAGTTAGAAAATTATTCAGAGCTGGTTGAATATTATGAGGGAGTATTGAAGGATGTTGAGCAGCAAAATCAATAG